The segment CTTGCCCACCGATCGGACCATGGGGACTTGACTCAGCGAAATGAGGCATTTAGACTCACGGCATGAGTAAGCGCCTGCAGGTTCTCCTCCCGGAACGCGAATACCGGGAGATCGAGAAGATCGCGCGCAGGAAGCGCGTGACGGTAGCCGAGTGGGTGCGCCAGGCGCTGCGGGCTGCGCGGCGGCAGGAGCCGCTGCGGGATACCGAACGCAAGCTCGATGCCGTCAGAGCTGCCGCCAGGCACTCCTTCCCTACTGCGGATGTAGAGACCATGCTGCGTGAGATCGAGCGCGGCTCTATAACCACCGACACGTGACCCTGGTCGACTCCAACATCCCCATGTACCTCGTGGGGGCGCCTCACCCACATAAGAGCGATGCACAGCGGCTCCTGGAGCGCGCGATCAACGCGGCTGAGCGTCTCGTAACGGACGCGGAAGTGCTGCAGGAGATCCTGCACCGTTACACCGCGATCAACCGGCGCGACGCCATCCAACCGGCATTCGACGCGATCCTGGGGGTCGTTGACGGCGTGTTCCCGATTGAACTCGAAGACGTGGAGCGCGCCAAGCGGATCCTCCACGGAACGCCGCAGCTTTCCGCCCGTGATTCGCTGCATACGGCGATCATGCAGCGCTACGATATCACCGAGATCATGTCCTTCGATACCGGGTTCGACGGCATTCCCGGCATCAGGCGGATGCAGGTGTAGAAAAGACGCGGCCCCGCACCTTCGCTCCTGCCGCCTACCGTAATATTACGGCGTGTACCGCCGCCCCACTCTAGGTGCTCTCGCAGGTCGTCGAGCTTAACCACCCCGTACAGCGAGCCAGCGAGTCCCCCACGGCTCGGACCGCAACCCTATCACACTTTGTCGTATCCCCGTCCCATTTTGCTATTGCGCCACGGCGGGGGCGACCCAGGCTTGGCGCAGGCAGCAATGCTTGCGGTCTAGCGAAACCTGGGTGGGAGGCTCCACGGCGTTCCCCGCGGCTCGTGGGCCAGCCTGTGCCGGCCTGCGCTGGCGGCGAGTGGGGTGGGCGCATGTCCCTCCGTCTTGTTTCTAATTCTCTGTCGAACCGGGAGTTACACCCGGTCCTGGTCACATGCGCCGGCCGGTCGCCCTGGGCCGTTTGTAAGGTTTTGGCCTCGGCCGGCATCTATATACATGAGGGGTAGTGCATCCTTCCGTCGGCGCCGCCGCCCCCTCCTCAACGCAGTAGTCTGGGAGCTCGGCGCCGGTTATTGCCGCGATCTCCGTCTGGGCGACGCGTGGCTATGGTTATTGGACTCAGTTGTGACCCTGGCGGCCTGCAAGCTCTGCGGCACGCGCTGGCCGGCTTTGACCATGCACGGCTTACCTCGAAACCCCAAGAGGCTCTGGCCTGGGCTGAGGCATCCAGTTGGGCCGTCCTGATCAGCGACGCGGGCGCCAACGCGTGGCGAGAAAGTTTACAGCCGCTCGGCGACGCTTCAGCCTTACCGGCTGTGATTCTCATCGTGGATGGGACTCCGGCGCGCGGCAGCACAGATTCCCCCGCCGATGCGGACTTCGTCATTCCACGCAGCGAGGTCCACATCCGCCTGGGGACCCTGGTTGGTCGCGCCGCAGCGCAGAACTGCCTGGGCCGGCTGGCAGGCGGGCTCGCAAGAACTCGCGAGATTCCCGCCGGGCTGCGCTCGGCCCTGTGCGTAGCCTGCAAGCAAGATCCGCCCTTCCGCTCGATCAAGGCCCTCGCCGTTGCCCTGCACACCGGCCGCGGAGCCCTGTGGGAGCAGTGGCATCGGACCGACGCCTTGCGGGCCTGCGGCCGGCTGGAAGACTTCATCGATTGGCTCGTGCTGCTCCGCTGCATCGCGCAGAAGGAGCCCGGGCTCTCCTGGGCGCGCGCGGCCGCCTCAGGAGGCGTTACAGCGCAGATGCTTCGGCGCTTCGCCCGGCGTCTGCTC is part of the Gemmatimonadota bacterium genome and harbors:
- a CDS encoding antitoxin, whose product is MSKRLQVLLPEREYREIEKIARRKRVTVAEWVRQALRAARRQEPLRDTERKLDAVRAAARHSFPTADVETMLREIERGSITTDT
- a CDS encoding type II toxin-antitoxin system VapC family toxin; amino-acid sequence: MTLVDSNIPMYLVGAPHPHKSDAQRLLERAINAAERLVTDAEVLQEILHRYTAINRRDAIQPAFDAILGVVDGVFPIELEDVERAKRILHGTPQLSARDSLHTAIMQRYDITEIMSFDTGFDGIPGIRRMQV